The following proteins come from a genomic window of Pectobacterium actinidiae:
- the cpxR gene encoding envelope stress response regulator transcription factor CpxR: MNKILLVDDDRELTALLKELLEMEGFNVVVAYDGEQALQVLDNTIDLLLLDVMMPKKNGIDTLKELRQQHQTPVIMLTARGSELDRVLGLELGADDYLPKPFNDRELVARIRAILRRSNWTDQQQAGDNSAPTLEVDGLRLNPGRQEASFDDIVLDLTGTEFTLLYLLAQRLGQVVSREHLSQEVLGKRLTPFDRAIDMHISNLRRKLPERKDGLPWFKTLRGRGYLMVSAA, from the coding sequence ATGAATAAAATTCTGCTGGTTGATGACGATAGAGAGCTGACAGCTTTACTAAAAGAATTGCTCGAAATGGAAGGTTTTAACGTCGTCGTCGCCTACGACGGCGAGCAGGCGCTACAGGTATTAGATAACACGATTGACCTGTTATTACTGGACGTGATGATGCCGAAGAAAAACGGTATCGATACATTAAAAGAACTACGACAGCAGCACCAAACACCGGTCATCATGTTGACCGCCCGCGGCAGCGAACTGGACCGCGTTCTTGGTCTGGAACTGGGTGCCGATGATTACCTGCCGAAGCCCTTTAACGACCGAGAACTGGTGGCGCGGATCCGCGCGATTCTCCGCCGCTCCAATTGGACCGATCAACAGCAGGCAGGCGATAATAGCGCGCCAACGCTGGAAGTCGATGGCCTGCGTCTGAACCCCGGACGACAGGAAGCTAGCTTTGACGATATCGTGCTGGATCTGACGGGCACCGAGTTTACGCTGCTCTATCTGCTGGCACAGCGGCTGGGACAGGTAGTTTCCCGCGAGCATCTAAGTCAGGAAGTACTGGGGAAACGGCTAACCCCGTTTGACCGCGCGATCGATATGCATATCTCGAACCTGCGACGTAAGTTGCCAGAGCGCAAGGACGGTCTGCCCTGGTTTAAAACGCTGCGTGGGCGAGGCTACCTGATGGTATCGGCTGCATGA
- the cpxA gene encoding envelope stress sensor histidine kinase CpxA translates to MINSLTARIFAIFWLTLALVLMLVLMVPKLDSRQLTALLENEQRQGIMLEQHIEADLANTPANDLRWWLRLFWVLEKWAPPGQRLFLVTSEGRIFGVEKHETPIVRNFIGLSDNADHPQKKNYGRIELLGPFAIRDGDDNYQLYLIRPASSPQSDFISLLFDRPLLLLIFTMLISSPLLLWLAWSLAKPARKLKHAADEVAKGNLRQHPELESGPQEFQATGVSFNQMVSALERMVTAQQRLLSDISHELRTPLTRLQLATALLRRRQGEGNELNRIATETQRLDSMINDLLVLSRNQHKNELTREFLRADELWGNVLDDAAFEAEQMGKTLEVPYPPGPWTLFGNPASLDSALENIVRNALRYSHNHIEVAFSVDNQGITIKVDDDGPGVSPEDREQIFRPFYRTDEARDRESGGSGLGLAIVETAITQHKGWVKAEDSPLGGLRLIIWLPLHQR, encoded by the coding sequence ATGATCAATAGTTTGACCGCTCGTATTTTTGCCATTTTTTGGTTAACACTGGCGCTGGTACTCATGCTGGTTCTGATGGTGCCCAAGCTGGACTCGCGCCAGCTTACCGCCTTGCTGGAAAACGAGCAGCGGCAGGGCATCATGTTGGAACAGCACATTGAAGCAGACCTCGCCAACACGCCCGCCAACGATCTGCGTTGGTGGTTACGGCTGTTCTGGGTGCTGGAAAAGTGGGCTCCACCAGGGCAGCGCCTTTTTCTGGTCACCAGTGAAGGCCGGATCTTCGGCGTAGAAAAGCATGAAACCCCGATTGTGCGTAATTTTATCGGGCTGTCGGATAACGCCGATCATCCGCAAAAGAAAAATTACGGCCGCATTGAGCTTCTTGGCCCCTTTGCGATCCGCGATGGTGACGACAACTACCAGCTTTACCTGATTCGTCCCGCCAGCAGCCCGCAGTCAGATTTCATCAGCCTGCTGTTTGACCGCCCTTTGCTACTGCTCATCTTCACCATGCTGATCAGTTCACCGCTGCTGCTCTGGCTCGCCTGGAGTCTGGCAAAACCCGCCCGTAAGCTCAAACATGCTGCCGACGAAGTCGCTAAAGGCAATTTACGCCAGCACCCTGAGCTGGAGTCGGGTCCACAGGAGTTTCAGGCAACGGGCGTCAGCTTTAATCAGATGGTCAGCGCGTTGGAGCGGATGGTCACCGCACAGCAACGTCTGCTATCCGATATTTCCCATGAGCTGCGCACACCGCTGACACGCTTGCAGTTGGCGACAGCGCTGCTGCGTCGGCGTCAGGGTGAAGGCAATGAGCTGAACCGCATCGCGACGGAAACCCAGCGGCTCGACAGCATGATTAACGATCTGCTGGTGCTCTCACGCAATCAGCACAAGAACGAACTGACCCGTGAGTTCCTGCGTGCCGATGAACTGTGGGGCAACGTGCTGGATGATGCCGCCTTTGAAGCCGAGCAAATGGGAAAAACGCTGGAAGTGCCCTATCCTCCGGGCCCGTGGACACTTTTTGGCAACCCAGCCTCGCTCGATAGTGCGCTGGAAAATATCGTGCGCAACGCGCTGCGTTATTCTCACAACCACATCGAAGTGGCCTTCTCAGTGGATAATCAGGGCATCACCATCAAAGTGGATGACGATGGCCCCGGCGTAAGCCCGGAAGATCGCGAACAGATTTTCCGCCCGTTCTACCGTACGGATGAAGCGCGTGACCGCGAATCCGGCGGCAGCGGTTTAGGGCTCGCCATCGTGGAAACCGCCATTACACAGCACAAAGGCTGGGTAAAAGCAGAAGACAGCCCGCTGGGTGGATTACGCCTGATCATCTGGCTGCCGTTGCATCAACGCTAA